ATTCGAGAAGAAGACAAGCCAAAACTGTTCCAGCCTTACTTTACAACAAAGTCAAAAGGAACGGGCCTCGGTTTATTTGTGTGTAAAAATATTCTTGAGCACTCGAATTCCGGAACAATTGAAATTGATGAAAGTGTCAAAGCTGGCGCGAAATTTATCGTCTCATTGAACTGTGACGAACTACAGGGGTTGGCGGAGATTCCTCCCGGCCCGGCGAATGAAATCAAATTTGTAATAACGACATAAGCAGAAAACAGGATTGAACCCAACGTGCAACTGAATCGATCTGTACTCATCGTTGAAGACGAAGAAGTCATCCGAACTTCACTGGCGGAATTTCTGACCAGCGAAGGTTACGAAACCATGCAGGCCTCAACCGTCGCCAAAGCACTGGAGCTGGCGCGGGACCGGGATTTTAATGTCGCAATTTGTGATGTGCAATTACCGGACGGCGACGGCATTGAACTGCTGCGGCGGTTACAGAATATCAAGCCGAGCATTTTCGTATTGATCATTACCGCGTATGCGACAGTGGAAAACACGATCTCGGCGTTTAAAGCGGGTGCCTTTGATTATCTGGTCAAGCCGGTGATCTTTGATGACTTGTCGCACAAACTGAATCGCCTGTTTGAATATCAGAAAATCTTTTACGAGAACCAGATCTTAAGACGCGAACTGGCACGCAGTCCCGGCATCGAAGAGATTGTGGGCAGCAGTAAAGCACTGCAGAAACTGCAAAGTACGATTCGTAAGATTGCCGCCACTAATTCGAACGTGCTGCTGTTTGGCGAATCGGGAACGGGAAAAGAACTGTTTGCCCGTTCGATTCATGCGAATGGACCGAAAAAGGAACAACGTTTTCTGGCGGTGAACTGCGGGATGCGTCCAATTGAATTACTGGAGTCACAACTCTTTGGTTCTGCCGCCAGTTCACTGCAGTATCCTCAGGCAGAACAGACGGGAGTTTTCAAAAATGCCGATGGCGGCACCGTC
This genomic interval from Gimesia alba contains the following:
- a CDS encoding sigma-54-dependent transcriptional regulator — translated: MQLNRSVLIVEDEEVIRTSLAEFLTSEGYETMQASTVAKALELARDRDFNVAICDVQLPDGDGIELLRRLQNIKPSIFVLIITAYATVENTISAFKAGAFDYLVKPVIFDDLSHKLNRLFEYQKIFYENQILRRELARSPGIEEIVGSSKALQKLQSTIRKIAATNSNVLLFGESGTGKELFARSIHANGPKKEQRFLAVNCGMRPIELLESQLFGSAASSLQYPQAEQTGVFKNADGGTVYLDEISQLPLGTQGKLLRAIEYGEILPLGSAEPVKVDVRLIASTTQDLAEMVKKGEFEEDLFYRLDGMKIHIPALRERVDDIPELVEYFISKHSRKMGKRVTGATSETIRTLMSAEWKGNVRQLDNAIERAVMMCDDTLICLNDLPPELHQNEPPLPDVDDLRLALRHYERMHITRVLKDSTDKREAAKRLKLGLSSLYRKIEELDIELE